In a single window of the Rhizobiaceae bacterium genome:
- the deoD gene encoding purine-nucleoside phosphorylase, whose product MTPHNAAAPGDYAEAVLLPGDPLRAKWIAETFFENPVQVNGVRNCLGFTGTYGGKPISVQATGMGQPSLSIYVHELINVYGVGKLIRVGTCGGLSTRVKVRDLVIAQAATTDSAIVRDAFPGYAYAPIADFGLLSAAVRLAEKAGLRSHTCNILSSDIFYQQDGFTAYEKLAAHGVLGVEMEAAALYLLAARFGARALAICTMTDCLVTHDEMSADDRQNSLKDMVKLALDVATD is encoded by the coding sequence ATGACCCCGCACAACGCAGCCGCGCCCGGAGACTATGCTGAAGCGGTGCTTCTGCCCGGCGATCCGCTGCGCGCGAAATGGATCGCCGAGACATTCTTCGAGAACCCGGTCCAGGTCAACGGCGTGCGCAATTGCCTCGGCTTTACCGGCACCTATGGCGGCAAGCCGATCTCCGTGCAGGCAACGGGAATGGGCCAGCCGTCGCTCTCGATCTACGTGCACGAGCTCATCAATGTCTATGGCGTCGGCAAGCTGATCCGCGTCGGCACCTGCGGCGGCCTGAGCACCCGGGTCAAGGTCCGCGACCTCGTCATCGCACAGGCCGCCACCACGGATTCCGCCATCGTGCGCGATGCGTTTCCGGGTTACGCCTATGCGCCCATCGCCGATTTCGGGCTTTTGTCGGCGGCGGTCCGGCTTGCCGAAAAAGCGGGCCTGCGCAGCCACACCTGCAACATCCTGTCCAGCGATATCTTCTACCAGCAGGACGGCTTCACCGCCTATGAGAAGCTTGCCGCGCATGGCGTGCTCGGGGTCGAAATGGAGGCGGCGGCCCTTTACCTGCTGGCCGCAAGGTTCGGCGCACGCGCGCTCGCGATCTGCACCATGACGGACTGCCTTGTTACGCACGACGAAATGAGCGCCGACGACCGACAAAACTCGCTGAAGGACATGGTGAAGCTGGCGCTGGACGTGGCGACGGACTAG
- a CDS encoding MerR family DNA-binding transcriptional regulator, whose amino-acid sequence MREYYSITELTREFDISTRTLRFYEDEGLIQPVRRGRTRLFRPSDRHLVRQILRGKRLGFSINEIREIIQMYKEPPGEVGQLKLMIQRMHEKREHLRQKRRDLEETLAELDQAEEACVERLAELGVNT is encoded by the coding sequence ATGCGGGAGTATTATTCGATCACCGAACTCACCCGAGAGTTCGACATTTCGACACGAACGCTGCGCTTTTATGAGGACGAGGGCCTCATACAGCCGGTTCGGCGTGGCCGCACGCGGCTGTTCCGGCCTTCCGACCGGCATCTCGTGCGGCAGATCCTGCGGGGGAAGCGGCTCGGCTTTTCGATCAACGAGATACGCGAGATCATTCAGATGTATAAGGAGCCGCCCGGCGAGGTCGGACAGCTCAAGCTGATGATCCAGCGCATGCACGAGAAGCGTGAACACCTGCGCCAGAAGCGGCGCGACCTTGAAGAAACCCTTGCCGAACTCGATCAGGCGGAAGAAGCCTGCGTCGAAAGGCTGGCCGAACTTGGCGTGAACACCTAG
- the mgtE gene encoding magnesium transporter — MGALPVTADIYDEDGVVRASYLAQIGAAIADRDVISLKADVGKLHQSELGDLLEALLPEQRRALVDLLGKDFDFSALTEVDDAIRAEIVDHLPNDQIANAVQDLDSDDAVYILEDMDEEDRQEILSKLPFTERIRLKRALDYPEETAGRRMQTEFVAVPPFWTVGQTIDYMREETDLPDRFTQIFVIDPTFKLLGAVDLDQILRTKRATKIEDIMHETRYAIPATMDQEEAAREFEQYDLLSAAVVDENDRLVGVLTIDDVVDVIQQEAEEDLMRMGGVGDEELSDTVFAASRSRVPWLAVNLLTAFLAASVIGLFDETIQKIVALAVLMPIVAGMGGNAGSQTMTVTVRALATREIDIYNAGRIIRREIGVGFINGLVFAVLVGLVATFWFGNQNIGGIIAAAMVINMFAAALAGIMIPLLLAKLGADPAVSSSVFVTAVTDSVGFFAFLGLATWWFG; from the coding sequence GCGCAGATCGGCGCGGCCATTGCCGACCGCGACGTCATCTCGCTCAAGGCCGATGTCGGAAAGCTGCACCAGTCCGAGCTTGGCGACCTTCTCGAGGCGCTGTTGCCCGAACAGCGGCGCGCCCTTGTCGACCTGCTCGGCAAGGATTTCGATTTCTCCGCGCTCACCGAGGTCGACGACGCCATCCGCGCCGAGATCGTCGATCACCTGCCCAACGACCAGATCGCGAATGCCGTCCAGGACCTCGATTCGGATGACGCGGTCTACATTCTGGAGGACATGGACGAGGAGGACCGGCAGGAAATCCTCTCCAAGCTTCCGTTCACGGAGCGTATCCGCCTCAAGCGCGCCCTCGATTATCCCGAGGAGACCGCCGGTCGGCGCATGCAGACCGAGTTCGTCGCCGTTCCGCCTTTCTGGACGGTGGGCCAGACGATCGACTACATGCGTGAGGAAACAGATCTTCCAGACCGCTTCACCCAGATTTTCGTCATCGATCCGACCTTCAAGCTGCTCGGCGCGGTCGATCTGGACCAGATCCTGCGCACCAAGCGCGCGACCAAGATCGAAGACATCATGCACGAGACGCGCTACGCGATCCCGGCCACGATGGACCAGGAAGAGGCGGCGCGCGAGTTCGAGCAATATGACCTGTTGTCTGCCGCCGTCGTCGACGAAAACGACCGCCTCGTCGGCGTGCTCACCATCGACGACGTGGTCGATGTCATCCAGCAGGAGGCCGAGGAGGACCTCATGCGCATGGGCGGCGTCGGTGACGAAGAACTTTCCGACACCGTTTTCGCGGCGTCGCGGTCGCGAGTTCCCTGGTTGGCGGTGAACCTGCTTACGGCCTTTCTCGCCGCCTCGGTCATTGGGTTGTTCGATGAAACGATCCAGAAGATCGTGGCGCTTGCCGTGCTGATGCCGATCGTGGCGGGCATGGGCGGCAATGCCGGTTCGCAGACCATGACCGTCACGGTACGCGCGCTCGCGACGCGGGAAATCGACATTTACAATGCGGGCCGCATCATCCGCCGTGAAATTGGCGTCGGCTTCATCAACGGGCTGGTGTTCGCGGTTCTCGTCGGGCTGGTGGCTACATTCTGGTTCGGCAACCAGAACATCGGCGGCATCATTGCTGCGGCAATGGTCATCAACATGTTTGCCGCCGCGCTTGCGGGCATCATGATCCCGCTTCTGCTGGCCAAGCTCGGTGCGGACCCTGCCGTTTCCTCCTCGGTCTTCGTGACGGCGGTCACCGACAGCGTCGGCTTCTTTGCCTTTCTCGGGCTGGCGACATGGTGGTTCGGCTGA